One region of Zingiber officinale cultivar Zhangliang chromosome 7B, Zo_v1.1, whole genome shotgun sequence genomic DNA includes:
- the LOC122004571 gene encoding uncharacterized protein LOC122004571 yields the protein MQKIIFGEQRITWVMFRDAFERQYFPATFCLARRQEFLNLKQGDRSVMEYNAEFCRLAEFCPHLVVQDYDRMQQFTQGLAAYIRIRMSGFPGSSYREVLDRALFIEMTQHQVNQEKSKDKQLSQKRGNKGQDLQVTSERSSRPQESGRTTDGSTSSPKRNRKNDNSETRCYQCGSKSHLKPDCPLDHSICFYCKLPGHESWECTLKARLETTKVTFQGDRPTQPWQQRGSQTNQSTPRQQRPQPSQGQIYHVQGQEPATTQYSAAVYSHQAFPAQQDFHPHQPYSAYRQQSQPQY from the coding sequence ATGCAGAAGATAATCTTTGGGGAACAACGCATCACATGGGTGATGTTCCGGGATGCTTTTGAGCGCCAGTATTTTCCAGCCACATTCTGTTTAGCTCGACGACAGGAATTTCTGAATCTCAAGCAGGGCGATCGATCGGTGATGGAGTACAACGCTGAATTCTGTAGATTGGCTGAGTTTTGCCCTCATTTGGTGGTACAGGATTATGACCGGATGCAGCAGTTCACCCAGGGTCTTGCTGCATACATTCGGATCCGAATGTCAGGTTTTCCAGGTAGTTCCTATCGGGAGGTGTTGGATCGAGCATTGTTTATTGAGATGACTCAGCATCAAGTGAATCAGGAGAAAAGTAAGGACAAGCAGCTATCGCAGAAGAGAGGGAATAAGGGTCAAGACTTGCAAGTTACTTCCGAAAGATCTTCTCGGCCACAGGAATCAGGGCGCACCACGGATGGGTCTACTAGTTCCCCTAAGAGAAATCGGAAGAATGATAATAGTGAAACCAGGTGTTACCAGTGCGGCTCGAAAAGTCACCTCAAACCCGATTGTCCGTTGGATCACTCTATATGTTTCTATTGTAAGCTTCCGGGCCATGAGAGTTGGGAATGTACCCTGAAGGCTCGGTTGGAGACTACTAAGGTTACCTTTCAAGGAGATCGACCCACTCAGCCATGGCAGCAGAGAGGATCTCAAACGAATCAGAGTACTCCTCGTCAGCAGAGACCCCAGCCTTCTCAGGGACAGATATATCATGTGCAGGGTCAGGAACCAGCGACTACACAGTATTCTGCCGCAGTGTATTCTCATCAGGCATTTCCAGCACAGCAGGATTTTCATCCACATCAGCCTTACTCAGCATATCGGCAGCAGTCTCAGCCTCAGTATTAG